The Clostridioides sp. ES-S-0010-02 genome window below encodes:
- a CDS encoding putative 2-aminoethylphosphonate ABC transporter substrate-binding protein has product MKFKKLVSLGVLSTLLLSVITGCSTASSGGDSKSDSKTKGDLTVYTAIEEDSIDPYLATFKEKYPDIKLNVVRASTGDITARLLAEKDNPQADIVWGIAATSLLVADDQGMLEPYAPEGSDKIDPAFKDDKEVPSWVGIDAWMTGITVNTKELKDKNIPVPSSYEDLIKPEYKGLISMPNPSSSGTGYLTVSALIQIMGEEKAWQYMDKLHENIGVYTQSGSAPATSAASGEYPIGISFGYRGIKLKEEGYPVEVVFPKEGSGWDIEANALVKKDNIKEASKVFLDWAISKDAMNEYSKNYAVTTVDTGNPIPEGFPKKPLEQMIDNDLKSAAKNRETILNKWISKYDGKTEKES; this is encoded by the coding sequence ATGAAATTTAAGAAGCTAGTTTCTTTAGGAGTATTATCAACACTTTTATTGAGTGTAATAACAGGATGTAGTACTGCTTCATCAGGTGGAGATTCAAAGTCTGATAGTAAAACAAAAGGTGATTTAACAGTTTACACAGCAATCGAAGAAGACAGTATAGACCCATATTTAGCTACATTTAAAGAAAAATACCCAGATATTAAATTAAATGTTGTTAGAGCATCAACAGGAGATATAACAGCAAGACTATTAGCAGAAAAAGATAATCCTCAAGCAGATATTGTATGGGGGATTGCTGCCACAAGCTTGCTAGTTGCAGATGACCAAGGAATGTTAGAACCATACGCTCCAGAAGGGTCTGATAAGATAGACCCTGCATTTAAAGATGATAAAGAAGTACCTTCATGGGTTGGAATAGATGCTTGGATGACAGGTATAACAGTAAATACTAAAGAATTAAAAGATAAAAATATACCAGTTCCTAGTTCTTATGAAGATTTGATAAAGCCAGAATATAAAGGTCTTATATCTATGCCTAATCCATCTTCTTCTGGTACAGGATATTTAACGGTATCAGCGCTTATACAAATTATGGGAGAAGAAAAAGCATGGCAGTATATGGATAAGTTACATGAAAATATTGGTGTATATACTCAATCAGGTTCAGCTCCAGCTACATCAGCAGCTTCAGGAGAGTATCCTATAGGGATATCTTTTGGATACAGAGGCATAAAATTAAAAGAAGAAGGTTATCCAGTAGAAGTAGTATTTCCAAAAGAAGGTTCTGGATGGGATATAGAAGCAAATGCTCTTGTAAAAAAAGATAATATAAAAGAAGCTTCTAAGGTATTTTTAGATTGGGCAATAAGTAAAGATGCAATGAATGAGTATTCTAAGAACTATGCAGTTACTACAGTTGATACAGGAAATCCAATCCCAGAAGGATTCCCTAAAAAGCCATTAGAACAAATGATAGATAATGATTTAAAATCAGCAGCAAAAAATAGAGAAACTATATTAAATAAATGGATATCAAAATATGATGGAAAGACAGAAAAGGAAAGTTAA
- the rsmA gene encoding 16S rRNA (adenine(1518)-N(6)/adenine(1519)-N(6))-dimethyltransferase RsmA, whose translation MDRLSSHSATKEVVQKHNFKFSKSLGQNFLIDSNIIDKILDGARVTEGDNIIEVGPGIGTLTREMGKVAEKVVAIEIDRNLIPILKDTLSDLENIEVINQDILKVDIQELVKDKLNGGPVKLVANLPYYITTPIVMKFLEEDIPVTDIVVMVQKEVADRMNAVPSTKDYGALSIAVQYYCETEIVAKAPRHMFIPQPNVDSTVIGLHVRAEKKYDVHNEELFFKTVKASFGQRRKTLLNSLGGLGFLNKDEIREILKEANIDEKRRGETLSIEEFAVLSNIVNTKVSSK comes from the coding sequence ATGGATAGACTATCTTCACACAGTGCAACGAAAGAAGTAGTACAAAAACATAATTTTAAATTTTCAAAGTCTTTAGGTCAGAATTTTTTAATAGATAGTAATATAATAGATAAAATATTGGATGGAGCTAGAGTTACAGAAGGAGATAACATAATAGAAGTAGGTCCTGGGATAGGTACACTTACTCGTGAAATGGGTAAGGTAGCAGAGAAAGTGGTAGCTATAGAAATTGATAGAAACTTAATTCCTATATTGAAAGATACCTTATCAGATTTAGAGAATATAGAAGTTATAAACCAAGATATATTAAAAGTAGATATACAAGAACTAGTAAAAGATAAATTAAATGGTGGACCAGTTAAGCTTGTAGCAAATCTTCCATATTATATAACTACACCAATAGTTATGAAATTTTTAGAAGAGGATATACCTGTAACGGATATAGTAGTTATGGTTCAAAAAGAAGTTGCAGATAGAATGAATGCTGTTCCAAGTACAAAGGATTATGGAGCATTGTCCATAGCTGTTCAGTACTATTGTGAAACAGAAATTGTAGCAAAGGCTCCAAGACATATGTTTATACCACAACCCAATGTAGATTCAACGGTTATAGGTTTACATGTCAGAGCTGAAAAGAAATATGATGTTCATAATGAAGAACTATTTTTCAAGACAGTAAAAGCATCTTTTGGACAAAGAAGGAAGACTTTACTTAATTCATTGGGAGGCCTTGGTTTTCTTAATAAGGACGAAATAAGAGAAATATTAAAAGAAGCTAATATAGATGAAAAAAGACGTGGTGAAACTCTTAGTATAGAAGAGTTTGCAGTTCTTTCAAATATAGTAAATACAAAAGTATCTTCTAAATAG
- the rnmV gene encoding ribonuclease M5: protein MIKEIIVVEGRDDVTAVKRAIDAELITTGGFGFPKGVMERIKSANERRGVIIFTDPDFAGEKIRKKIASEVPGCKHAFLPREEAKKDGDIGIENATPKSIIAALNKVRTESTEKRDEFKQVDLIRNGLIGNEDASSRRDALGKILGIGYGNAKQFLNRLNNYGVEREEFISALKQI, encoded by the coding sequence ATGATAAAAGAGATAATAGTAGTAGAGGGAAGAGATGATGTTACAGCTGTTAAGAGAGCAATAGATGCAGAACTTATAACCACAGGTGGATTTGGATTTCCAAAAGGAGTAATGGAGCGTATAAAATCAGCTAATGAAAGACGAGGAGTTATAATATTTACAGACCCAGATTTTGCAGGTGAAAAAATAAGAAAAAAAATAGCATCAGAAGTTCCAGGATGTAAACATGCGTTTTTACCAAGAGAAGAAGCTAAAAAGGATGGAGATATAGGTATAGAAAATGCTACTCCTAAAAGTATAATAGCAGCTTTAAATAAAGTTAGAACTGAAAGTACAGAGAAAAGAGATGAATTTAAACAAGTTGATTTGATTAGAAATGGTCTTATAGGAAATGAAGATGCATCATCTAGGAGAGATGCACTTGGTAAAATACTTGGGATTGGTTATGGAAATGCAAAGCAATTTTTAAATAGATTAAATAATTATGGTGTTGAAAGAGAAGAATTTATAAGTGCATTAAAACAAATTTAA
- a CDS encoding M20/M25/M40 family metallo-hydrolase: MINEQRILNEFLELIQIDSLSLKEGNVAKVLVEKLEEIGCSVVVDNAGEKANGETGNIIATLKGNKEGKKILFSSHMDTVTPGIGVKPIVDEVNGIIKSDGTTILGSDDKAGIAAILEGLRQVKENNIEHTDIQVVFSICEECGLVGAKNLDYAKIDSKYAFVLDSGGSPGEIIVKAPAQDVINVKILGKTAHAGLEPEAGISAIMVAARAIDNMNLLRIDEETTANIGIINGGTATNIVTGEVNIVAEARSLKEDKLDVQTKHMVETFEKAAKDFGAKIEIDVNRAYTPIDVNEDSEIIQLAKKAFSNLGIEGHTESTGGGSDTNILSKNGIEAITLGIGMKNAHTLDEHIAIKDLYDSAKMVIEIIKEA; this comes from the coding sequence ATGATAAACGAGCAAAGAATTTTAAATGAGTTCCTTGAATTAATACAGATAGACAGTTTATCTTTAAAAGAGGGGAACGTAGCCAAAGTATTAGTTGAAAAGTTAGAAGAAATAGGTTGTTCAGTTGTAGTAGATAATGCTGGTGAAAAAGCAAATGGAGAAACAGGCAATATAATAGCTACTTTAAAAGGAAATAAAGAAGGAAAGAAAATATTATTTAGTTCACATATGGATACAGTAACTCCAGGAATAGGGGTAAAACCTATAGTGGATGAAGTAAATGGAATAATAAAAAGTGATGGGACTACAATATTAGGATCTGATGATAAAGCAGGTATAGCAGCTATATTAGAGGGATTAAGACAAGTAAAAGAAAATAATATAGAACATACTGATATTCAAGTTGTATTCTCTATATGTGAAGAATGTGGATTAGTTGGAGCTAAAAATTTAGACTATGCAAAAATAGATTCTAAATATGCCTTTGTATTAGATAGTGGTGGTTCTCCAGGAGAGATAATAGTAAAAGCTCCTGCACAAGATGTAATAAATGTTAAGATATTAGGAAAGACAGCTCATGCAGGTCTTGAGCCTGAAGCTGGTATAAGTGCTATAATGGTAGCTGCTAGAGCAATAGATAATATGAATTTACTTAGAATAGATGAAGAAACAACTGCTAACATAGGAATTATAAATGGTGGAACAGCTACAAATATAGTAACAGGAGAAGTTAACATAGTTGCAGAAGCTAGAAGTCTAAAAGAAGATAAATTAGATGTTCAAACTAAACATATGGTAGAAACTTTTGAAAAAGCTGCTAAGGATTTTGGAGCTAAAATTGAAATAGATGTAAATAGAGCATATACTCCAATAGATGTTAATGAAGATTCAGAAATAATACAACTTGCAAAAAAAGCATTTTCAAATTTAGGAATAGAAGGTCATACTGAATCTACAGGAGGAGGTAGCGATACTAATATATTAAGTAAAAATGGTATTGAAGCTATAACTCTAGGAATAGGTATGAAAAATGCGCATACATTAGATGAACATATAGCTATAAAGGATTTATATGATTCTGCCAAAATGGTAATAGAGATAATAAAAGAAGCATAA